A single region of the Clostridiales bacterium genome encodes:
- a CDS encoding MurR/RpiR family transcriptional regulator: MEENFDLMKSIQAKFQKLSKGQKLIAEYILKHYDKAAFMTAAKLGDSVGVSESTVVRFANELGFDGYPELQKSLQELIKTRLTTVQRIELSKDYMNDESVVRGVLKADMENVRATLEKIDVKVFDEIVEKLLSARRIYIIGLRSSSTLAEFLGFYLNLILDNVRVVTYGVSDLFEQLLRLGDKDLIIGIGFPRYASGTVEALNYAKRSGATVIALTDSLVSPLANDADYTLLAQSNMASFVDSLVAPLSVINALLIAVGLKEKTKIFDSFEKLEHIWNEHKVYTDRNTD; the protein is encoded by the coding sequence ATGGAAGAGAATTTTGATTTGATGAAATCGATACAGGCAAAATTTCAAAAACTCAGCAAAGGCCAAAAACTTATTGCCGAATATATATTGAAGCATTATGACAAAGCGGCATTTATGACTGCCGCAAAGCTTGGCGATAGCGTAGGCGTAAGTGAGTCGACAGTGGTTAGGTTTGCAAATGAGCTTGGATTTGATGGATACCCCGAACTTCAAAAATCACTTCAGGAACTCATAAAAACCAGGCTGACCACCGTACAGAGGATCGAATTATCCAAGGATTATATGAATGATGAAAGCGTTGTGAGGGGCGTACTGAAGGCAGATATGGAAAATGTCCGGGCGACGTTGGAAAAAATCGATGTTAAAGTTTTTGATGAAATTGTTGAGAAGTTATTATCTGCAAGGAGAATATACATAATCGGCCTTAGAAGTTCCTCCACCCTCGCGGAGTTTTTGGGGTTTTATCTTAATCTTATCCTTGATAATGTGCGTGTTGTAACATATGGTGTAAGCGATCTCTTTGAACAGCTTTTAAGGTTAGGCGATAAGGACCTTATAATAGGCATAGGCTTTCCAAGATATGCAAGCGGTACTGTCGAAGCCTTGAATTATGCGAAGCGTAGCGGAGCTACGGTGATAGCATTGACAGACAGCCTAGTTTCCCCCCTTGCGAACGACGCTGATTATACACTGCTGGCACAGAGCAATATGGCATCCTTTGTAGATTCTCTTGTTGCACCCCTCAGCGTTATAAACGCGCTGTTGATTGCCGTAGGATTGAAAGAAAAAACAAAGATTTTTGATTCTTTTGAAAAACTTGAGCATATCTGGAATGAGCATAAGGTCTATACTGATAGAAATACCGATTGA